One part of the Sorangiineae bacterium MSr11954 genome encodes these proteins:
- a CDS encoding NAD(P)-dependent alcohol dehydrogenase — protein MKTYVYQDRIALDALTVVERPDPTPGPYDMVVRMLAASLNFRDLAMARGHYHADTKAPMVPLSDGVGEVVQIGASVTRFQIGDRVCPTYLPDWIDGPLQPAKARRRLGGPSDGVLTEAMCVHEEAAVRAPRHLDHAEAATLPITAVTAWHVLYRTGCVRPGETVLVQGTGGISLAALQFARAGGARVVALTRGDRHAAKLRELGASDVIPRGDAPDWPRDVIACTGGRGVDVAVDVVGGPSLARTIAATRLGATLHLVGYTADTSATIDIFDAIRHGANVHAATAGSRESFESMVRALEAHSIRPPVDRVFAFDRARDALEHLASGGHFGKVVIEFSRAP, from the coding sequence ATGAAGACTTACGTGTACCAAGACCGAATCGCCCTCGATGCGCTCACCGTGGTCGAGCGCCCCGACCCCACCCCCGGCCCGTACGACATGGTGGTGCGCATGCTCGCCGCGTCCTTGAACTTCCGCGATCTGGCGATGGCGCGCGGTCATTACCACGCCGATACCAAGGCGCCGATGGTGCCGCTCTCGGACGGCGTCGGTGAGGTGGTCCAGATCGGCGCCTCGGTGACCCGCTTCCAGATCGGCGATCGCGTGTGCCCGACGTACCTGCCCGATTGGATCGATGGCCCGCTGCAACCGGCCAAGGCGCGGCGACGGCTCGGGGGCCCCAGCGACGGTGTTCTAACCGAAGCCATGTGCGTGCACGAAGAGGCGGCCGTGCGCGCGCCACGCCATTTGGATCACGCCGAGGCCGCGACCCTCCCCATCACCGCGGTCACCGCATGGCACGTGCTTTACCGCACCGGGTGCGTGCGCCCCGGGGAGACGGTCCTCGTGCAAGGCACGGGCGGCATCTCGCTCGCGGCCTTGCAGTTCGCGCGGGCGGGCGGTGCGCGCGTGGTGGCGCTCACGCGCGGCGATCGCCATGCAGCCAAGCTGCGTGAGCTCGGCGCGAGCGACGTCATCCCCCGAGGCGACGCGCCCGATTGGCCCCGCGACGTGATCGCGTGCACCGGCGGTCGCGGGGTCGATGTGGCCGTCGATGTCGTGGGCGGACCCTCGCTGGCGCGCACCATCGCGGCGACCCGATTGGGCGCGACCCTTCACCTCGTGGGCTATACGGCCGACACCTCGGCGACGATCGATATCTTCGATGCGATCCGCCATGGCGCCAACGTTCATGCCGCCACGGCGGGGAGCCGCGAGAGCTTCGAGTCGATGGTGCGCGCCCTCGAAGCGCACTCCATCCGGCCCCCGGTCGACCGCGTCTTTGCGTTCGACCGGGCGCGCGACGCCCTCGAGCACCTCGCCTCGGGCGGTCACTTCGGAAAAGTGGTGATTGAATTTTCTCGAGCACCCTAA